A segment of the Nasonia vitripennis strain AsymCx chromosome 2, Nvit_psr_1.1, whole genome shotgun sequence genome:
ATAATTGACCTATCTCTCATCAAAGACGAGAGAAAAGTGTGTCACGATTCTGGTTATAATTAACCAGTGTATTATGCATTGTTAAGCGTTAGCAGATTATTTAGCACTTGACATAGCACTTTCTGTCTCTAATTTATTGATCTTCCATATGTACAAATTCATTTTCTATAGAGTTACGTAGTCTCTCTTGACCACACTGGatgagaaatataaaaaatgtttaaattcaGTAATTGTAACTTAACCACTATATATTTTTCCATatcgataataataatttaagaaaagattAAGAGATCGAAATACTTTTGCAATCGACAAACCTgatatttagattgaactCGCTATTAAGAGTTTCAAGTTTCAAAGACTAGGTTCACAAATGACAAATCTTAGATTGACAATGTTTCACTTTGGATAAAATGAAAAGTAGGTTGTTTGCCAATCTATCTTTTATTTGTATCGAATCAATATaggattaatttattttataagtttatatCTAAGAAGCAGCACTGTCAAAGGAAGTAGAAAGTTATTAGCAAGAAGCAATTTATACTGTACGATACCTATTTAATAGTCCTCTCTTCTTAATATCTTaagcttttgtttttgaaccaAGGGTCTGCTTTGAGAAACGACAAGAATAAACAAGAATAAAAGTCATTTCATTATACATTCGAGTAAACGGTCTTGCATTTATTCTTTTCTTCAACTATCTTTATAAAAAcatcattttaatttatttttcagatttcGTAAGTAGTTTTTAACATCTTAAGTATACTATATAGTAGttttagaaataaaatttttccagctatttaaattacatttaaaatatttttgtgataGTGCCAAAACAATTTACAGCGAACacaacaatatttattttatagtcgatgtaatttataattttttagtcgtaaaaatataattactaGAATCTTTAGATTTTATGCTGAAAATGATTATTACTGTTTGAGAAGCTACAGCGTAATTATAAGGATCAAGtcaatttattgaaattcaCGTTTGACTTagaaattaaacattttagcTATACGAACATGAACGATGTTTCTATTGACTGATTTGAAATAGCTTAGTAAATTGAATGCGTTTTAAAATAGTTCTTTATAGATCTACTTTGAAAGGCAGTACAGATAAAATGATTCATTCAACatcgctgaaaaaaaaacattacaaACTGTAAtcaatttatacaattttatttaaaaatatgaaaaatatttacatttttatttcttatcaACATTTACATAATGTAAATAATGCTTATTTTACGTAATGGTGATTTGTCAGTTCACAAATGTCTTGTTATTTTTGACGAAAGATTTTAGAGAACGAAATGtttgataatttaaaaagcacaaactcttatttcatgaaaataacaATCACTTGTGTGGAAAACAGAAAACCCTACTGAAAATTCTACATTATGTagcacaaaaaataattaattttataaccaTTTCAGTAGAAAATCTGATACAATTCACAGTTTTAAGCAACATTCAAAATCATTCATACTTTCTTTTCTTCgctatttatataaaaaattgagGATCCGAGAAATCCACAAAATTGTTGTCAAACGACAGTTCATTAAACATTTACATTACTATACAGTACGATAATTATAATAACGCGCCTATGTTTTATGCACATCAGTGTCTTTTTTCCCCATCTTTTAATTCgtactttttatatttttatttttcgaatgaCAATCATTTTATgctaaatgaaaataaatattcgaCAGTTATATAAGAGAATTCCTAAAATACTTTATCGCGTGCTTAAATCTTTccaataattaaattttgataatgtattgaaatctgtaattaaaaaagaaatttataacaatcttataatattataacagTTCAACAGTATTATCTTTTACTTACAGATTTTCAATCTTAGATTCATCGcgattttaaatattcttattttatcaatgaaaaattaaatagattgaataatattaataataattataatagtcATAACTCAATGAAAATCAGAGACATTAATTTTTGGTATCGCATTACAATCGATTCAAGAACTGGTGTTTCCGTTAATGAAGCATCCCAAGTACTAATGTATCTGACTTTGGCATAGAACATGAATACATCTTTTTACATCATTTGTTTATCAAATTGTCTATACCAACGCTCGAATTTTATAACAGTTAAATGGTCATTTTTCTTTGATCATTTAGTCATATTTCGTATGCTACGAATTAATGACATACGTAATCCAATCCACCGTCTTCGCAACACGATGGTAAATTCCTGGCTGTCCGGGTTGAGCACACGAATATCCAGCAGACACGATACCAATAAGGTACCATTTTCCAGTTTTCTCAAGCATCAAAGGACCGCCACTGTCACCctattatatgaaaaatattaggTAAGTTGAAAGTAATTCTAATAAGTCTTGTCTATCAGTATAATATGTTGATTATGACgcattcataattttttaaaaatttatctcCACTCAGAAGAAAAGAGAGCAAACTGTTTATTTAACATTCTTAGTTGTCTCAAACGAAAATCCATACCTGACACGAGTCTTTGCCACCACCCCGATAGCCAGCACACATCATTTCATCGTAGATGACTACATTGATACCATTCGTACGATGCCACCTTTCACAAACTCGGTTGTCGATCACGGGTACATCCACAGCCTGTAACGTTTTTGGTCGAAGCCTTGAACCTGAAGAaatgtataattaattattgtgaGCAttaatgagagaaaaaaatgtatcataaatttataacataCAAAAATTGCAAAAGTATTGAATAATCATTTACCTGCTTGAAGGGCACCCCAACCTGCTGCCCAACCGTATTGCCCTAAAAAGTCTTCATTTTTCTCTGGCAAACAAATTGGAGCAATGTGAGGCATGTAATGAACTGGTCTATCCAGCCGTAGAACAGCAACATCAAAtctaaattcataaaaatgaaattaataatttacattatttttatttatttatttatatttttgtataggTGCCTAACTATAAAATACACGATGAAATTTCGAATTTATGATGTTGATTTTATCCTATGATCCTtctttatatttaaaactgtTTGTCGGAATGACATAAATAACAACATCGAAGCAATTTTCCTCTATATTTATAGTCtcttttaattataatgaatttatttaaatttatcaattGTTAGTATAACATAATAAATGCAATAAGTTGCGCTATACAATTGTGTGCTTAGAACTCTTGTGTTATTTAAGTAGAATTCAGAAAGAATGAAAGGAAGTTCATTGAGCGTAATCGTTGGACAGCAATTTTGACGAAATAGGAACTCAAAAATTTTGATGTTTCCAACACCAGTATTGTGTCAAAGTTTGCGTCTAGTTTCACCACACTGGTTTCACCAAAATTACAGAGATAATTACACTAAATTAGGAAAGATAATATCTAAGgaagttaatatttttaagtagATTAAAAACCTTTGTCTTTGTAGCTATTACCATGGTATGATTTATAATTGATTAATTATCTAGAAATTACCTTAATTAAACGCAACACCTATTCTGCCCATTAAGGATACAAAAGTTTCCGAATTTTTGGTAACGAATAGCAACAAATACTCTGCAGTAGatcaaaaatatttcctaCATTTCTCCAGCAACCCTACAACTTTTACCAAGAATTTCTCTTCAAGCTAAATGCGGCATCATTCCGTGTGCCCAGCAAGTTTTGTTGTTAGATCACTTTCAACGTCACTTCTCCAACAAAGTATCAGTATATTCAATCCTTTATCTTTCGACTCGGTCTGAGGCGTTAACGCTTATTTAGAAATTAGCAATTTACGGTAAGAACCCGTCACTCGAGCGTTTTCCAAAGGCCGCAAGATATGAATCAAAGAATGAGAGGTGCGTATTACCTGTCGGCCTGCGGTGTAAACTTGAAGTACGGATGTACCCGGATTTCTCTTACGCCGAAGGTGTAGGCCGGCAACGACTCCGTCGCCGAATTTACGACATAATCGCCGAGCGTGACCTGCACCTGACGAGCGGATGCCCTGAGTAAACACAGAAGAGAGAATTAGTGCGGGTGCAAAAAGCGCGAGCGAACGCATTCAAAGAGTTtctcgagagagaggaaaaaaacaaaGGTAAAGAAAGATCCGTAATGCTAACTTAGCTACGCAGTGGCCAGCCGTAACGACGTGAAAGCGATTTACAAGCGTTCCGCCGCATCTGCTCGAGCCTATTCTAATGTAAGCCtgaaaaacaagaaattacgGATTGCATTAGTCATTAATGATTGAGGTGGTACTTTTCGAAGAAAGTTGATTTATATgtgtattatatttaaaattaaaaaaaaaatcaatttgttTCAACGAAATTATTATTGGTATTAGTTTGGTATTGCATTACCTGCCAAGGAAAACTTCCAAAGCCTGCCTCGTCTCCACCAACGATTCGCCTCTGCGCAGTTTGTTTCGAGGCCGAAATACCGCATTCTGAAACGAGCATTCAACATTTATATCATGAAAATAATTACGGATATAGCAAAGACTTTCAAaggaaaatattaaacaatacgagatgtataagaaaatattaatgttCTACTGATCGCCATAAACTTATAAGTAGGTTACCGCCTTAAAAATACTGCGCGAGGCTCGCAAAATTATATAACATAATTAGAAATGGCGACGTAAATATAGTAGGAgtcaaatttttacaataatacaGTATAGGTGACAATACATTGTGCGCTCGACTGACGTGCCTCGACCATCTAGAGTAAAATGGAAAAGTTGATAGAGTagtaagtataaataaattacgatGATATTCAACAACAGTCCTCTGTTCAATGTCTGCTTTGTTGCAAGAAGTATATACAGTGCGAACCATCAACGATCTTCCAGTACGAAATGGCAAACACATGCCTCGAATGCACTCCCTGCTGCCGTTATGTTGTTATGTAAGAAC
Coding sequences within it:
- the LOC100118310 gene encoding serine proteinase stubble isoform X1; this translates as MLITKPCSCLLLALVLGLRSSTCRAAASSSSSSTSLVSLPTSSSSSSSPTSPLQRFATSSNTTASGRSRRRRFVRFPALPPSYVLEGAGPPPPIQQSRSLGFASVRFGGPSAGQYPTWRQHKSYWRQHSGPPTIGADYPARPSAPVMGHRTPRLIFRDNDFPVVSGSANNFFQSNQLPDVEEDFRDHRKQIFNEYPRLETECGISASKQTAQRRIVGGDEAGFGSFPWQAYIRIGSSRCGGTLVNRFHVVTAGHCVAKASARQVQVTLGDYVVNSATESLPAYTFGVREIRVHPYFKFTPQADRFDVAVLRLDRPVHYMPHIAPICLPEKNEDFLGQYGWAAGWGALQAGSRLRPKTLQAVDVPVIDNRVCERWHRTNGINVVIYDEMMCAGYRGGGKDSCQGDSGGPLMLEKTGKWYLIGIVSAGYSCAQPGQPGIYHRVAKTVDWITYVINS
- the LOC100118310 gene encoding serine proteinase stubble isoform X2; translated protein: MINSKDTTRKKNRSPDHLLKTFCAEPRKEKRPAWKGDDSLCADGRSCEFFLMCWMSAGLLDGSCGGIMYACCHRTKDAAKASNDYNLVDEPRDQIQSLATDSYVAEATSEDQCGISASKQTAQRRIVGGDEAGFGSFPWQAYIRIGSSRCGGTLVNRFHVVTAGHCVAKASARQVQVTLGDYVVNSATESLPAYTFGVREIRVHPYFKFTPQADRFDVAVLRLDRPVHYMPHIAPICLPEKNEDFLGQYGWAAGWGALQAGSRLRPKTLQAVDVPVIDNRVCERWHRTNGINVVIYDEMMCAGYRGGGKDSCQGDSGGPLMLEKTGKWYLIGIVSAGYSCAQPGQPGIYHRVAKTVDWITYVINS